In the genome of Cryptomeria japonica chromosome 8, Sugi_1.0, whole genome shotgun sequence, one region contains:
- the LOC131032367 gene encoding G-type lectin S-receptor-like serine/threonine-protein kinase At2g19130, producing MDRLAFNFLKRFMLALAMLILNHSCDLFVDGGDTLSLGDSLRGKQTIISKNGIFELGFFSPNGAINWYVGIWNAQIPDKTIVWVANRETPVRDMPGVFTLSSTGYLTVSDLQGKVIWSSNNTQQTKASRASILDVGNFVLLGTQNTSEIVWESFANPTDTVLPTMKFWKGMKITSWKSSVDPAPGPFFEQMNPSSGKTDVLLRYKNGVSYYSTGEWTGSYFATLPGSPSYSILKEELVVFSPTRMYYTYKLAPEAGTMMVRVNWKGELSVYYWVNNNSWNVIWFQPQLRCGVYGICGPYGVCFTQENIQSCRCVEGFHPRDASAWNSHDWWSSGCVRRTPLNCSSINGTIDGFLQVIDKSLSDEEPFQIMSNSTLRGCKTACLNNCSCTAFSFADSNSAVCKLLFGDLLSMREKAISSDGQLLFIRLAASDVSQLSTNAGRSTSRVVALTISIPLGVVVLGILLIGARFIQRRRRRLLENVTKQDTPTLLRTFTYKELKVASNNFSHKLGKGAFGSVFKGTLPGNKLVAVKKLETSAKAEKQFRAEISTIGNIHHVNLVKLCGFCAEGSKRMLVYEYIQNGSLDSFLSNKSNEADKLLDWNTRFGIALGTARGLLYLHDECRDRIIHCDIKPENILLDADFSPKVADFGLAKLVGRDFSRVLTSTRGTRGYLAPEWLYGLPITVKVDVYSFGMTLLEIISGRRNIDLSVQESQYYFPTWAAAQIQKGNTIGIVDKRIADKVDVEEVRRAAVVSFLCIQKDENGRPSMDQVVLMLEGKSGGDMEQYQRSLQALVQ from the coding sequence ATGGATCGTTTAGCATTCAACTTTTTGAAACGTTTCATGTTAGCTCTCGCTATGCTTATTCTCAACCACAGTTGCGATttatttgtcgatgggggagacaCCCTCTCTTTGGGGGATTCTCTGAGGGGAAAACAGACCATCATCTCAAAGAACGGCATTTTTGAACTGGGATTTTTTAGTCCCAACGGAGCCATAAACTGGTATGTTGGCATCTGGAATGCCCAAATCCCTGACAAGACCATCGTTTGGGTGGCTAACAGGGAGACTCCTGTCAGAGACATGCCTGGCGTTTTTACGCTCTCTTCAACTGGTTATCTCACTGTCTCTGATTTGCAAGGAAAAGTCATTTGGTCGAGTAATAATACTCAGCAAACAAAGGCATCGAGGGCTTCGATACTCGATGTTGGTAATTTTGTTCTTTTAGGCACCCAAAACACCTCTGAGATTGTGTGGGAGAGCTTTGCAAATCCCACAGATACAGTTTTGCCTACCATGAAGTTTTGGAAGGGCATGAAAATAACCTCCTGGAAGAGTTCGGTGGATCCAGCGCCTGGGCCCTtctttgaacaaatgaatccatcCTCTGGTAAAACTGACGTTTTACTGCGGTATAAAAATGGTGTTTCATATTACAGTACGGGAGAATGGACCGGTAGCTACTTCGCCACTTTGCCAGGGTCTCCATCTTATTCCATTTTGAAGGAGGAACTCGTAGTGTTCTCTCCCACAAGAATGTATTACACATATAAGCTTGCACCCGAGGCTGGTACAATGATGGTGAGAGTCAACTGGAAAGGCGAGCTATCAGTCTACTATTGGGTGAATAACAATAGCTGGAATGTGATTTGGTTTCAACCCCAATTAAGATGTGGCGTGTATGGTATATGCGGGCCTTATGGAGTGTGTTTCACCCAAGAAAACATTCAGTCATGCAGATGCGTGGAAGGCTTCCACCCAAGAGACGCTTCTGCCTGGAATTCTCATGACTGGTGGTCAAGCGGTTGTGTTCGGCGTACTCCATTAAACTGCTCCTCCATTAATGGCACTATCGATGGTTTCCTCCAAGTCATTGATAAGTCCTTGTCTGATGAAGAGCCTTTTCAAATTATGTCAAACTCTACTCTACGAGGATGCAAAACTGCTTGTCTCAACAATTGCTCCTGCACGGCTTTTTCTTTCGCTGATTCAAATTCTGCTGTTTGTAAATTGTTGTTTGGCGATCTGTTAAGCATGCGAGAGAAGGCTATTTCTTCTGATGGCCAGCTCTTGTTCATTCGATTGGCTGCTTCCGATGTGTCACAGTTGTCAACCAATGCAGGGAGAAGCACCAGCAGAGTAGTTGCACTTACCATTTCAATTCCTCTGGGTGTTGTCGTTTTGGGTATTCTGTTAATTGGTGCACGCTTTATTCAGCGCAGGCGCCGAAGACTGCTTGAGAATGTCACGAAGCAGGACACACCAACATTGCTCAGAACATTCACCTACAAAGAGCTCAAAGTTGCGAGCAACAATTTCTCCCATAAATTGGGAAAGGGAGCATTTGGCTCTGTCTTCAAAGGAACTCTGCCAGGCAATAAACTTGTAGCTGTGAAGAAGTTGGAGACTTCAGCAAAAGCAGAAAAGCAGTTCCGTGCTGAAATAAGCACTATTGGAAACATACATCATGTGAATTTGGTGAAGCTCTGTGGATTCTGCGCAGAGGGTTCTAAAAGAATGCTTGTTTACGAGTACATACAAAATGGGTCTCTCGACTCTTTCTTGTCCAACAAGTCTAATGAAGCAGACAAGCTGCTGGACTGGAATACCAGATTTGGAATTGCTTTGGGCACTGCAAGAGGGTTACTTTATCTCCATGACGAATGCAGAGATCGCATCATCCATTGCGATATCAAGCCAGAAAATATTCTTCTGGATGCAGATTTCTCTCCAAAAGTGGCTGATTTTGGGTTGGCAAAGCTTGTTGGCAGAGATTTCAGCAGAGTACTAACATCAACAAGAGGAACAAGAGGGTATTTGGCTCCCGAGTGGCTCTATGGCTTGCCAATAACAGTGAAGGTCGATGTATACAGCTTCGGCATGACCCTGCTCGAAATAATCTCAGGCCGAAGAAATATTGACTTGAGCGTGCAGGAATCTCAGTACTACTTTCCGACTTGGGCAGCAGCTCAAATTCAGAAGGGAAACACAATCGGTATTGTGGATAAAAGGATCGCTGACAAGGTggatgttgaagaggtgagaagagCAGCTGTGGTAAGCTTTCTGTGCATTCAAAAGGATGAGAATGGGAGGCCAAGCATGGATCAAGTTGTCCTGATGTTAGAAGGCAAATCAGGAGGTGACATGGAACAATACCAGAGGTCCTTGCAAGCGCTCGTCCAATAA